From the Euphorbia lathyris chromosome 6, ddEupLath1.1, whole genome shotgun sequence genome, one window contains:
- the LOC136232380 gene encoding probable LRR receptor-like serine/threonine-protein kinase RFK1 isoform X4 has translation MKLFAFLIIALSCFKLLRFTWGKLVQQEVDALEEITRTMGSTYWKFDADSCEVKMVGVTPVPPKNAEHSIECKCNNANDTDCHVVSIVLKGFNLPGVLPSQLFKLPYLQAIDFAFNFLNGSIPREWSSMQLTSISLLVNRLSGEIPKELGDITTLIYLGLETNQFSGIVPSELGNLINLQTLMLSSNLLTGNLPMSFGGLVNLTDLRINDNNFSGTIQNFIRNWKKLTRLEMHASGLEGPIPSSISLLNNLSELRLSDMKGPSQKFPNLSSITGITRLVLRSCNISGELPAYIWAMKNLEMLDVSFNMLVGKLPETVTAERLRFVFLTGNLLSGNVPESILRAGSNVWQLHSCAKTYECPQISSCFHVNCGGKDATIKENKTSILYRGDVTEEGGTAKLYVNDHSYWGFSSTGDFMDDNDYQNTRYTVSLQSSNISPLLSTARISPISLTYFHYCLKNGKYLVRLHFAEIQFTDDKTYNSLGRRMFDIYIQERLEKKDFNIEDVAGGVRKPLVISVPDVNVSNNILEIRFYFAGKGTTRIPNRGVYSPLISAISVASDLKHCSSGENSGTLGIIAGVIGVSCLTLVAMGMFWWKCYLPRKWVKQQDQNLPTGTFSLKQIRAATDNFDPANKIGEGGFGPVYKGLLRDGTVIAVKQLSSISRQGNREFLNEIGMISCLQHPNLVKLHGFCVEGDQLLVIYEYLENNSLARALFEST, from the exons ATGAAGCTCTTTGCTTTCTTGATTATTGCTCTTAGTTGCTTTAAGTTGCTGAGGTTTACTTGGGGGAAGTTGGTTCAACAAGAAG TTGATGCTCTTGAAGAAATCACACGGACAATGGGTTCTACATACTGGAAGTTTGATGCTGATTCTTGTGAGGTTAAAATGGTTGGAGTAACACCAGTTCCACCGAAGAACGCAGAGCACAGCATAGAATGCAAATGCAACAATGCTAATGATACTGATTGTCATGTCGTAAGCAT AGTTCTCAAGGGATTCAATCTTCCCGgggttcttccttctcaacTTTTTAAGCTTCCTTATCTCCAAGCAAT TGATTTTGCTTTTAACTTCCTCAACGGTTCTATTCCACGTGAATGGTCTTCAATGCAATTGACTTCAAT CTCTCTTCTCGTAAACCGCTTGTCAGGGGAGATTCCGAAGGAGTTGGGAGATATTACAACTCTCATATATCT AGGCCTTGAAACAAATCAATTTTCTGGGATTGTGCCTTCTGAGCTTGGGAATTTGATCAACTTGCAAACATT AATGCTGTCTTCCAATCTGTTGACTGGAAACCTGCCAATGTCCTTTGGTGGACTAGTTAATCTAACAGATTT GAGGAtaaatgataataattttagCGGAACCATTCAGAACTTCATAAGGAATTGGAAAAAACTTACCAGATT AGAAATGCATGCAAGTGGACTGGAGGGTCCAATTCCATCAAGTATTTCTCTTCTGAATAATTTAAGTGAGCT GAGACTTAGTGACATGAAAGGACCTAGCCAAAAGTTCCCAAATTTAAGCAGCATAACTGGTATAACAAGATT GGTTTTGAGGAGCTGTAACATTTCTGGGGAACTCCCTGCCTATATCTGGGCAATGAAGAATCTCGAAATGTT ggATGTCAGTTTCAACATGTTAGTTGGGAAACTTCCAGAAACCGTAACTGCAGAACGTCTGCGATTTGT TTTCTTAACTGGCAACTTGCTCAGTGGAAATGTGCCGGAGTCGATCTTGAGGGCAGGAAGTAATGT GTGGCAACTTCATTCATGTGCAAAGACTTACGAATGTCCTCAAA TTTCTAGTTGTTTTCATGTTAACTGTGGTGGTAAAGATGCAACAATCAAGGAAAACAAAACATCCATTTTATACCGAGGAGACGTAACAGAAGAAGGTGGTACAGCAAAACTTTATGTAAATGACCACAGCTACTGGGGATTTAGTAGCACTGGTGACTTCATGGATGATAACGATTACCAAAATACTCGTTATACAGTTTCTCTACAATCTTCAAACATTTCCCCATTGTTATCAACAGCACGCATCTCGCCAATATCTCTTACTTATTTCCATTACTGTTTAAAGAATGGCAAGTACTTGGTAAGGCTCCACTTTGCAGAGATACAATTCACTGATGACAAAACATATAACAGCCTAGGAAGGCGCATGTTTGATATTTATATACAG GAAAGGTTAGAAAAGAAGGACTTCAACATTGAAGATGTGGCTGGTGGTGTCAGAAAACCTTTAGTAATATCAGTACCTGATGTCAATGTGAGCAATAATATCTTGGAGATTCGATTTTATTTTGCTGGCAAAGGGACAACAAGGATTCCTAATAGAGGGGTTTACAGTCCCCTTATATCAGCCATCTCTGTTGCATCTG ATCTGAAACATTGTTCAAGTGGTGAAAACAGTGGAACTTTAGGTATTATTGCTGGAGTTATTGGAGTGTCATGCCTTACTTTAGTTGCAATGGGAATGTTTTGGTGGAAATGCTATTTACCAAGAAAATGGGTTAAACAACAAG ATCAAAATTTGCCAACAGGGACCTTTTCCTTGAAGCAAATCAGAGCGGCTACTGACAACTTTGATCCTGCTAACAAGATCGGAGAGGGTGGTTTTGGTCCAGTATACAAG GGTTTATTGCGTGATGGCACGGTGATAGCTGTGAAACAACTCTCTTCTATCTCGAGGCAAGGAAATCGTGAATTTTTGAACGAGATAGGAATGATTTCTTGTTTGCAACACCCAAATCTTGTCAAACTACATGGATTTTGTGTTGAAGGAGACCAATTATTAGTAATCTACGAGTATCTGGAAAATAACAGTCTCGCCCGTGCTTTGTTTG AATCAACTTAA
- the LOC136232380 gene encoding probable LRR receptor-like serine/threonine-protein kinase RFK1 isoform X1, with translation MKLFAFLIIALSCFKLLRFTWGKLVQQEVDALEEITRTMGSTYWKFDADSCEVKMVGVTPVPPKNAEHSIECKCNNANDTDCHVVSIVLKGFNLPGVLPSQLFKLPYLQAIDFAFNFLNGSIPREWSSMQLTSISLLVNRLSGEIPKELGDITTLIYLGLETNQFSGIVPSELGNLINLQTLMLSSNLLTGNLPMSFGGLVNLTDLRINDNNFSGTIQNFIRNWKKLTRLEMHASGLEGPIPSSISLLNNLSELRLSDMKGPSQKFPNLSSITGITRLVLRSCNISGELPAYIWAMKNLEMLDVSFNMLVGKLPETVTAERLRFVFLTGNLLSGNVPESILRAGSNVWQLHSCAKTYECPQISSCFHVNCGGKDATIKENKTSILYRGDVTEEGGTAKLYVNDHSYWGFSSTGDFMDDNDYQNTRYTVSLQSSNISPLLSTARISPISLTYFHYCLKNGKYLVRLHFAEIQFTDDKTYNSLGRRMFDIYIQERLEKKDFNIEDVAGGVRKPLVISVPDVNVSNNILEIRFYFAGKGTTRIPNRGVYSPLISAISVASDLKHCSSGENSGTLGIIAGVIGVSCLTLVAMGMFWWKCYLPRKWVKQQDQNLPTGTFSLKQIRAATDNFDPANKIGEGGFGPVYKGLLRDGTVIAVKQLSSISRQGNREFLNEIGMISCLQHPNLVKLHGFCVEGDQLLVIYEYLENNSLARALFDHKQNQLKLDWSARLKICTGIAKGLAFLHEESRLKIVHRDIKATNILLDRDLNPKISDFGLARLTEEEKSHVSTRVAGTVLVTVFFNSHPE, from the exons ATGAAGCTCTTTGCTTTCTTGATTATTGCTCTTAGTTGCTTTAAGTTGCTGAGGTTTACTTGGGGGAAGTTGGTTCAACAAGAAG TTGATGCTCTTGAAGAAATCACACGGACAATGGGTTCTACATACTGGAAGTTTGATGCTGATTCTTGTGAGGTTAAAATGGTTGGAGTAACACCAGTTCCACCGAAGAACGCAGAGCACAGCATAGAATGCAAATGCAACAATGCTAATGATACTGATTGTCATGTCGTAAGCAT AGTTCTCAAGGGATTCAATCTTCCCGgggttcttccttctcaacTTTTTAAGCTTCCTTATCTCCAAGCAAT TGATTTTGCTTTTAACTTCCTCAACGGTTCTATTCCACGTGAATGGTCTTCAATGCAATTGACTTCAAT CTCTCTTCTCGTAAACCGCTTGTCAGGGGAGATTCCGAAGGAGTTGGGAGATATTACAACTCTCATATATCT AGGCCTTGAAACAAATCAATTTTCTGGGATTGTGCCTTCTGAGCTTGGGAATTTGATCAACTTGCAAACATT AATGCTGTCTTCCAATCTGTTGACTGGAAACCTGCCAATGTCCTTTGGTGGACTAGTTAATCTAACAGATTT GAGGAtaaatgataataattttagCGGAACCATTCAGAACTTCATAAGGAATTGGAAAAAACTTACCAGATT AGAAATGCATGCAAGTGGACTGGAGGGTCCAATTCCATCAAGTATTTCTCTTCTGAATAATTTAAGTGAGCT GAGACTTAGTGACATGAAAGGACCTAGCCAAAAGTTCCCAAATTTAAGCAGCATAACTGGTATAACAAGATT GGTTTTGAGGAGCTGTAACATTTCTGGGGAACTCCCTGCCTATATCTGGGCAATGAAGAATCTCGAAATGTT ggATGTCAGTTTCAACATGTTAGTTGGGAAACTTCCAGAAACCGTAACTGCAGAACGTCTGCGATTTGT TTTCTTAACTGGCAACTTGCTCAGTGGAAATGTGCCGGAGTCGATCTTGAGGGCAGGAAGTAATGT GTGGCAACTTCATTCATGTGCAAAGACTTACGAATGTCCTCAAA TTTCTAGTTGTTTTCATGTTAACTGTGGTGGTAAAGATGCAACAATCAAGGAAAACAAAACATCCATTTTATACCGAGGAGACGTAACAGAAGAAGGTGGTACAGCAAAACTTTATGTAAATGACCACAGCTACTGGGGATTTAGTAGCACTGGTGACTTCATGGATGATAACGATTACCAAAATACTCGTTATACAGTTTCTCTACAATCTTCAAACATTTCCCCATTGTTATCAACAGCACGCATCTCGCCAATATCTCTTACTTATTTCCATTACTGTTTAAAGAATGGCAAGTACTTGGTAAGGCTCCACTTTGCAGAGATACAATTCACTGATGACAAAACATATAACAGCCTAGGAAGGCGCATGTTTGATATTTATATACAG GAAAGGTTAGAAAAGAAGGACTTCAACATTGAAGATGTGGCTGGTGGTGTCAGAAAACCTTTAGTAATATCAGTACCTGATGTCAATGTGAGCAATAATATCTTGGAGATTCGATTTTATTTTGCTGGCAAAGGGACAACAAGGATTCCTAATAGAGGGGTTTACAGTCCCCTTATATCAGCCATCTCTGTTGCATCTG ATCTGAAACATTGTTCAAGTGGTGAAAACAGTGGAACTTTAGGTATTATTGCTGGAGTTATTGGAGTGTCATGCCTTACTTTAGTTGCAATGGGAATGTTTTGGTGGAAATGCTATTTACCAAGAAAATGGGTTAAACAACAAG ATCAAAATTTGCCAACAGGGACCTTTTCCTTGAAGCAAATCAGAGCGGCTACTGACAACTTTGATCCTGCTAACAAGATCGGAGAGGGTGGTTTTGGTCCAGTATACAAG GGTTTATTGCGTGATGGCACGGTGATAGCTGTGAAACAACTCTCTTCTATCTCGAGGCAAGGAAATCGTGAATTTTTGAACGAGATAGGAATGATTTCTTGTTTGCAACACCCAAATCTTGTCAAACTACATGGATTTTGTGTTGAAGGAGACCAATTATTAGTAATCTACGAGTATCTGGAAAATAACAGTCTCGCCCGTGCTTTGTTTG atcATAAACAGAATCAACTTAAACTGGATTGGTCCGCAAGGCTGAAGATCTGCACTGGGATTGCCAAGGGCCTTGCTTTTCTCCATGAAGAATCAAGACTTAAGATTGTTCATAGAGACATTAAGGCTACTAATATACTGCTTGATAGGGATCTGAACCCTAAGATATCTGATTTTGGATTGGCTAGGCTTACTGAAGAGGAAAAGAGCCACGTTAGCACCCGGGTTGCTGGAACTGTGTTAGTAACCGTATTTTTTAATAGTCACCCCGAATAA
- the LOC136232380 gene encoding probable LRR receptor-like serine/threonine-protein kinase RFK1 isoform X3, which yields MKLFAFLIIALSCFKLLRFTWGKLVQQEVDALEEITRTMGSTYWKFDADSCEVKMVGVTPVPPKNAEHSIECKCNNANDTDCHVVSIVLKGFNLPGVLPSQLFKLPYLQAIDFAFNFLNGSIPREWSSMQLTSISLLVNRLSGEIPKELGDITTLIYLGLETNQFSGIVPSELGNLINLQTLMLSSNLLTGNLPMSFGGLVNLTDLRINDNNFSGTIQNFIRNWKKLTRLEMHASGLEGPIPSSISLLNNLSELRLSDMKGPSQKFPNLSSITGITRLVLRSCNISGELPAYIWAMKNLEMLDVSFNMLVGKLPETVTAERLRFVFLTGNLLSGNVPESILRAGSNVWQLHSCAKTYECPQISSCFHVNCGGKDATIKENKTSILYRGDVTEEGGTAKLYVNDHSYWGFSSTGDFMDDNDYQNTRYTVSLQSSNISPLLSTARISPISLTYFHYCLKNGKYLVRLHFAEIQFTDDKTYNSLGRRMFDIYIQERLEKKDFNIEDVAGGVRKPLVISVPDVNVSNNILEIRFYFAGKGTTRIPNRGVYSPLISAISVASDLKHCSSGENSGTLGIIAGVIGVSCLTLVAMGMFWWKCYLPRKWVKQQDQNLPTGTFSLKQIRAATDNFDPANKIGEGGFGPVYKGLLRDGTVIAVKQLSSISRQGNREFLNEIGMISCLQHPNLVKLHGFCVEGDQLLVIYEYLENNSLARALFGSFPNLNI from the exons ATGAAGCTCTTTGCTTTCTTGATTATTGCTCTTAGTTGCTTTAAGTTGCTGAGGTTTACTTGGGGGAAGTTGGTTCAACAAGAAG TTGATGCTCTTGAAGAAATCACACGGACAATGGGTTCTACATACTGGAAGTTTGATGCTGATTCTTGTGAGGTTAAAATGGTTGGAGTAACACCAGTTCCACCGAAGAACGCAGAGCACAGCATAGAATGCAAATGCAACAATGCTAATGATACTGATTGTCATGTCGTAAGCAT AGTTCTCAAGGGATTCAATCTTCCCGgggttcttccttctcaacTTTTTAAGCTTCCTTATCTCCAAGCAAT TGATTTTGCTTTTAACTTCCTCAACGGTTCTATTCCACGTGAATGGTCTTCAATGCAATTGACTTCAAT CTCTCTTCTCGTAAACCGCTTGTCAGGGGAGATTCCGAAGGAGTTGGGAGATATTACAACTCTCATATATCT AGGCCTTGAAACAAATCAATTTTCTGGGATTGTGCCTTCTGAGCTTGGGAATTTGATCAACTTGCAAACATT AATGCTGTCTTCCAATCTGTTGACTGGAAACCTGCCAATGTCCTTTGGTGGACTAGTTAATCTAACAGATTT GAGGAtaaatgataataattttagCGGAACCATTCAGAACTTCATAAGGAATTGGAAAAAACTTACCAGATT AGAAATGCATGCAAGTGGACTGGAGGGTCCAATTCCATCAAGTATTTCTCTTCTGAATAATTTAAGTGAGCT GAGACTTAGTGACATGAAAGGACCTAGCCAAAAGTTCCCAAATTTAAGCAGCATAACTGGTATAACAAGATT GGTTTTGAGGAGCTGTAACATTTCTGGGGAACTCCCTGCCTATATCTGGGCAATGAAGAATCTCGAAATGTT ggATGTCAGTTTCAACATGTTAGTTGGGAAACTTCCAGAAACCGTAACTGCAGAACGTCTGCGATTTGT TTTCTTAACTGGCAACTTGCTCAGTGGAAATGTGCCGGAGTCGATCTTGAGGGCAGGAAGTAATGT GTGGCAACTTCATTCATGTGCAAAGACTTACGAATGTCCTCAAA TTTCTAGTTGTTTTCATGTTAACTGTGGTGGTAAAGATGCAACAATCAAGGAAAACAAAACATCCATTTTATACCGAGGAGACGTAACAGAAGAAGGTGGTACAGCAAAACTTTATGTAAATGACCACAGCTACTGGGGATTTAGTAGCACTGGTGACTTCATGGATGATAACGATTACCAAAATACTCGTTATACAGTTTCTCTACAATCTTCAAACATTTCCCCATTGTTATCAACAGCACGCATCTCGCCAATATCTCTTACTTATTTCCATTACTGTTTAAAGAATGGCAAGTACTTGGTAAGGCTCCACTTTGCAGAGATACAATTCACTGATGACAAAACATATAACAGCCTAGGAAGGCGCATGTTTGATATTTATATACAG GAAAGGTTAGAAAAGAAGGACTTCAACATTGAAGATGTGGCTGGTGGTGTCAGAAAACCTTTAGTAATATCAGTACCTGATGTCAATGTGAGCAATAATATCTTGGAGATTCGATTTTATTTTGCTGGCAAAGGGACAACAAGGATTCCTAATAGAGGGGTTTACAGTCCCCTTATATCAGCCATCTCTGTTGCATCTG ATCTGAAACATTGTTCAAGTGGTGAAAACAGTGGAACTTTAGGTATTATTGCTGGAGTTATTGGAGTGTCATGCCTTACTTTAGTTGCAATGGGAATGTTTTGGTGGAAATGCTATTTACCAAGAAAATGGGTTAAACAACAAG ATCAAAATTTGCCAACAGGGACCTTTTCCTTGAAGCAAATCAGAGCGGCTACTGACAACTTTGATCCTGCTAACAAGATCGGAGAGGGTGGTTTTGGTCCAGTATACAAG GGTTTATTGCGTGATGGCACGGTGATAGCTGTGAAACAACTCTCTTCTATCTCGAGGCAAGGAAATCGTGAATTTTTGAACGAGATAGGAATGATTTCTTGTTTGCAACACCCAAATCTTGTCAAACTACATGGATTTTGTGTTGAAGGAGACCAATTATTAGTAATCTACGAGTATCTGGAAAATAACAGTCTCGCCCGTGCTTTGTTTG GATCTTTTCCTAATCTGAATATCTGA
- the LOC136232380 gene encoding probable LRR receptor-like serine/threonine-protein kinase RFK1 isoform X2 yields MKLFAFLIIALSCFKLLRFTWGKLVQQEVDALEEITRTMGSTYWKFDADSCEVKMVGVTPVPPKNAEHSIECKCNNANDTDCHVVSIVLKGFNLPGVLPSQLFKLPYLQAIDFAFNFLNGSIPREWSSMQLTSISLLVNRLSGEIPKELGDITTLIYLGLETNQFSGIVPSELGNLINLQTLMLSSNLLTGNLPMSFGGLVNLTDLRINDNNFSGTIQNFIRNWKKLTRLEMHASGLEGPIPSSISLLNNLSELRLSDMKGPSQKFPNLSSITGITRLVLRSCNISGELPAYIWAMKNLEMLDVSFNMLVGKLPETVTAERLRFVFLTGNLLSGNVPESILRAGSNVWQLHSCAKTYECPQISSCFHVNCGGKDATIKENKTSILYRGDVTEEGGTAKLYVNDHSYWGFSSTGDFMDDNDYQNTRYTVSLQSSNISPLLSTARISPISLTYFHYCLKNGKYLVRLHFAEIQFTDDKTYNSLGRRMFDIYIQERLEKKDFNIEDVAGGVRKPLVISVPDVNVSNNILEIRFYFAGKGTTRIPNRGVYSPLISAISVASDLKHCSSGENSGTLGIIAGVIGVSCLTLVAMGMFWWKCYLPRKWVKQQDQNLPTGTFSLKQIRAATDNFDPANKIGEGGFGPVYKGLLRDGTVIAVKQLSSISRQGNREFLNEIGMISCLQHPNLVKLHGFCVEGDQLLVIYEYLENNSLARALFDHKQNQLKLDWSARLKICTGIAKGLAFLHEESRLKIVHRDIKATNILLDRDLNPKISDFGLARLTEEEKSHVSTRVAGTVIFS; encoded by the exons ATGAAGCTCTTTGCTTTCTTGATTATTGCTCTTAGTTGCTTTAAGTTGCTGAGGTTTACTTGGGGGAAGTTGGTTCAACAAGAAG TTGATGCTCTTGAAGAAATCACACGGACAATGGGTTCTACATACTGGAAGTTTGATGCTGATTCTTGTGAGGTTAAAATGGTTGGAGTAACACCAGTTCCACCGAAGAACGCAGAGCACAGCATAGAATGCAAATGCAACAATGCTAATGATACTGATTGTCATGTCGTAAGCAT AGTTCTCAAGGGATTCAATCTTCCCGgggttcttccttctcaacTTTTTAAGCTTCCTTATCTCCAAGCAAT TGATTTTGCTTTTAACTTCCTCAACGGTTCTATTCCACGTGAATGGTCTTCAATGCAATTGACTTCAAT CTCTCTTCTCGTAAACCGCTTGTCAGGGGAGATTCCGAAGGAGTTGGGAGATATTACAACTCTCATATATCT AGGCCTTGAAACAAATCAATTTTCTGGGATTGTGCCTTCTGAGCTTGGGAATTTGATCAACTTGCAAACATT AATGCTGTCTTCCAATCTGTTGACTGGAAACCTGCCAATGTCCTTTGGTGGACTAGTTAATCTAACAGATTT GAGGAtaaatgataataattttagCGGAACCATTCAGAACTTCATAAGGAATTGGAAAAAACTTACCAGATT AGAAATGCATGCAAGTGGACTGGAGGGTCCAATTCCATCAAGTATTTCTCTTCTGAATAATTTAAGTGAGCT GAGACTTAGTGACATGAAAGGACCTAGCCAAAAGTTCCCAAATTTAAGCAGCATAACTGGTATAACAAGATT GGTTTTGAGGAGCTGTAACATTTCTGGGGAACTCCCTGCCTATATCTGGGCAATGAAGAATCTCGAAATGTT ggATGTCAGTTTCAACATGTTAGTTGGGAAACTTCCAGAAACCGTAACTGCAGAACGTCTGCGATTTGT TTTCTTAACTGGCAACTTGCTCAGTGGAAATGTGCCGGAGTCGATCTTGAGGGCAGGAAGTAATGT GTGGCAACTTCATTCATGTGCAAAGACTTACGAATGTCCTCAAA TTTCTAGTTGTTTTCATGTTAACTGTGGTGGTAAAGATGCAACAATCAAGGAAAACAAAACATCCATTTTATACCGAGGAGACGTAACAGAAGAAGGTGGTACAGCAAAACTTTATGTAAATGACCACAGCTACTGGGGATTTAGTAGCACTGGTGACTTCATGGATGATAACGATTACCAAAATACTCGTTATACAGTTTCTCTACAATCTTCAAACATTTCCCCATTGTTATCAACAGCACGCATCTCGCCAATATCTCTTACTTATTTCCATTACTGTTTAAAGAATGGCAAGTACTTGGTAAGGCTCCACTTTGCAGAGATACAATTCACTGATGACAAAACATATAACAGCCTAGGAAGGCGCATGTTTGATATTTATATACAG GAAAGGTTAGAAAAGAAGGACTTCAACATTGAAGATGTGGCTGGTGGTGTCAGAAAACCTTTAGTAATATCAGTACCTGATGTCAATGTGAGCAATAATATCTTGGAGATTCGATTTTATTTTGCTGGCAAAGGGACAACAAGGATTCCTAATAGAGGGGTTTACAGTCCCCTTATATCAGCCATCTCTGTTGCATCTG ATCTGAAACATTGTTCAAGTGGTGAAAACAGTGGAACTTTAGGTATTATTGCTGGAGTTATTGGAGTGTCATGCCTTACTTTAGTTGCAATGGGAATGTTTTGGTGGAAATGCTATTTACCAAGAAAATGGGTTAAACAACAAG ATCAAAATTTGCCAACAGGGACCTTTTCCTTGAAGCAAATCAGAGCGGCTACTGACAACTTTGATCCTGCTAACAAGATCGGAGAGGGTGGTTTTGGTCCAGTATACAAG GGTTTATTGCGTGATGGCACGGTGATAGCTGTGAAACAACTCTCTTCTATCTCGAGGCAAGGAAATCGTGAATTTTTGAACGAGATAGGAATGATTTCTTGTTTGCAACACCCAAATCTTGTCAAACTACATGGATTTTGTGTTGAAGGAGACCAATTATTAGTAATCTACGAGTATCTGGAAAATAACAGTCTCGCCCGTGCTTTGTTTG atcATAAACAGAATCAACTTAAACTGGATTGGTCCGCAAGGCTGAAGATCTGCACTGGGATTGCCAAGGGCCTTGCTTTTCTCCATGAAGAATCAAGACTTAAGATTGTTCATAGAGACATTAAGGCTACTAATATACTGCTTGATAGGGATCTGAACCCTAAGATATCTGATTTTGGATTGGCTAGGCTTACTGAAGAGGAAAAGAGCCACGTTAGCACCCGGGTTGCTGGAACTGT GATCTTTTCCTAA